One Methylocapsa sp. D3K7 DNA window includes the following coding sequences:
- a CDS encoding nuclear transport factor 2 family protein yields the protein MEDHDSRAALDRHWAASDTNDFEAEHQIYREDAVLEYPQSGERIRGRWKIQSSRAAQPNRKRFTVRRIIGAGDLWVTEFVLTYDGRPSYTVSIMEFLDGKVARETQYFGDPFEPGPSRAQWVERMP from the coding sequence ATGGAAGACCACGACAGCAGAGCGGCCCTGGATCGCCATTGGGCCGCCTCCGACACCAACGACTTTGAGGCTGAGCACCAGATTTACCGAGAGGATGCAGTGCTCGAATATCCACAATCGGGCGAGCGCATCCGCGGGCGGTGGAAGATTCAGTCATCTCGCGCCGCGCAGCCGAACCGGAAACGCTTCACGGTGCGGCGGATAATCGGCGCGGGCGACCTCTGGGTCACTGAATTTGTCCTAACCTATGACGGACGGCCGTCTTACACCGTGAGCATCATGGAGTTCCTCGATGGGAAGGTGGCCCGCGAGACCCAGTATTTCGGCGATCCATTCGAGCCGGGGCCTTCGCGAGCGCAATGGGTCGAGCGGATGCCCTGA
- a CDS encoding alpha/beta hydrolase: MVTQTPSRAASTDRARHVFYRTVKVDGLSIFYREAGRPDAPTLLLLHGFPSSSRMFEPLLSRLSGQFHLVAPDYPGFGHTDAPDAKAFSYTFDHISEVMQHFTEALGLKRYSLYLQDYGGPVGFRLILAYPERLQALVIQNAVAHEDGLGPLWQKRHEFWADRAPNEAALRENFLSLAATRQRHVGSSPNVENFDPDLWTDEFAFLSRPGEADIQSDLFYDYRTNVASYPAWQAWLRQHHPATLVIWGKYDPSFQVAEAEAYRLDLPDAEIHILEAGHFALDEKPDEIAALTGDFLHRTLRNPTSP, encoded by the coding sequence ATGGTCACGCAAACACCGAGCCGAGCTGCCTCGACGGATCGTGCGCGGCACGTCTTTTATCGAACGGTCAAGGTCGATGGTCTCTCGATCTTCTATCGCGAAGCCGGAAGGCCGGATGCGCCGACACTTTTGCTGCTGCACGGCTTTCCGTCATCCTCGCGCATGTTCGAGCCTCTCCTGTCCAGGCTTTCTGGCCAGTTCCACCTCGTTGCGCCGGACTACCCAGGATTCGGCCACACCGATGCGCCAGATGCCAAGGCTTTCTCCTACACCTTTGATCATATCTCCGAGGTGATGCAACATTTCACGGAGGCCCTCGGCCTCAAGCGCTATTCGCTTTACCTGCAGGATTATGGGGGTCCGGTAGGATTTAGGCTCATACTCGCGTACCCGGAGCGCCTTCAGGCCCTCGTCATTCAAAATGCCGTCGCCCATGAGGATGGACTTGGCCCGCTGTGGCAAAAGCGGCACGAATTTTGGGCGGACCGGGCTCCAAACGAGGCGGCACTTCGGGAAAATTTCCTGTCCCTCGCGGCGACCCGGCAGCGGCACGTGGGCTCCAGTCCGAACGTCGAGAATTTTGACCCCGATCTTTGGACGGACGAATTCGCGTTCCTCAGCCGGCCGGGCGAAGCCGATATTCAGAGCGACCTCTTCTACGACTATCGGACCAACGTCGCGAGCTATCCAGCATGGCAAGCTTGGCTCAGGCAGCACCATCCGGCAACGCTCGTCATATGGGGAAAATATGATCCATCGTTTCAGGTCGCTGAGGCCGAAGCCTATCGGTTGGATTTACCAGACGCAGAGATCCATATTCTCGAAGCGGGTCATTTTGCGCTCGACGAGAAACCTGACGAGATCGCGGCATTGACCGGGGATTTTCTCCATCGGACGCTTCGCAATCCGACGTCCCCGTGA
- a CDS encoding alpha/beta family hydrolase — MHGGRIASQIAAAGEPNLAGLVFLGYPLHPPGKLDQLRAKHLSDIKVPMLFVQGSRDPFGTPDELRPIVQKLKVRTELYVVAGGDHSFKVLKRARITQVESDKAALDHIEQWLRNFVT; from the coding sequence ATCCATGGCGGTCGGATCGCATCGCAGATTGCTGCTGCCGGTGAACCCAATCTCGCGGGCCTCGTTTTTCTCGGGTACCCGCTGCACCCTCCCGGCAAGCTAGACCAGCTGCGTGCCAAGCATTTGTCGGACATCAAGGTTCCGATGTTGTTCGTTCAAGGGTCTCGTGACCCATTCGGCACGCCTGACGAGCTGAGACCCATCGTTCAAAAGCTTAAAGTGCGCACTGAGCTTTACGTTGTGGCGGGTGGCGACCATTCCTTCAAGGTCTTGAAACGCGCACGCATCACGCAGGTCGAGAGCGACAAAGCCGCGCTCGACCACATCGAACAGTGGCTACGGAATTTTGTGACGTGA
- a CDS encoding MOSC and FAD-binding oxidoreductase domain-containing protein, with protein MARLLSVNVGLPRDIEWQGKTVHTAVWKTPVQGRRMTRRLNIDGDGQGDLAGHGGEHRAVFVYQIESYRYWQNQLGRNDFTYGQFGENFTVEGLADTEVCIGDHYRIGDALFEVTQPRVTCYRVGIRMNEPQMAALLVSHGRPGFYFRVLGEGEVGAGDDIVKVKAGPERVVVAEINALLYLPGHPASGLERALRIPALSAGWRTSLEALLDRERKVNGITGNPGLGPPTSPPPAWRGFRSLRVSRKLHESSNVTSLVLEPADGEPLMAALAGQFIVLRLRPRPDGSALLRSYSLSGAPSEDRYRISVKREPHGAAGAYIDTRALAGDILDVSAPRGSFTLRQGERPVVLASAGIGATPVLAMLHVLAAEQTRREIWWIHGARNSSEHPFAAEVRELLKALPGSRSHIRYSAPKPTDRPTVDFDRVGRVGVDGFEEMGVPPDADFYICGPAAFMSGLVDGLAGWGVARDRLHTENFGSGQSMTPGIATVPRRPPHLPGEATGGPLVSFTRSNLAVHWGSAFHSLLELAEACDVPVRWSCRTGVCHTCETGLISGSVVYRPDPVEPPVEGNLLICCSQPQGDIALDL; from the coding sequence ATGGCGAGGTTGCTCTCAGTAAATGTGGGCCTGCCACGCGACATCGAGTGGCAAGGGAAAACTGTCCACACCGCCGTTTGGAAAACGCCGGTTCAGGGCCGACGGATGACACGACGGCTCAACATCGATGGAGACGGCCAAGGAGATTTGGCGGGGCATGGAGGCGAACATCGGGCAGTCTTTGTCTACCAGATCGAATCTTATCGTTATTGGCAAAACCAGCTCGGTCGAAACGACTTTACCTATGGCCAGTTTGGAGAGAATTTTACAGTCGAGGGACTGGCGGATACTGAAGTGTGCATTGGCGATCATTACCGGATCGGCGATGCCCTGTTCGAAGTGACGCAGCCGCGCGTCACCTGCTATCGGGTCGGCATCCGCATGAACGAGCCTCAGATGGCAGCCCTGCTCGTCTCACACGGCAGGCCCGGATTCTATTTCCGGGTCCTCGGGGAAGGCGAAGTCGGTGCCGGCGACGACATCGTGAAGGTCAAGGCGGGTCCCGAGCGGGTGGTCGTCGCCGAGATCAATGCGCTGTTATATTTGCCGGGTCACCCGGCGAGCGGGCTGGAACGAGCGTTGCGCATCCCGGCATTGAGTGCCGGTTGGCGTACCTCGTTAGAGGCGCTGCTCGACCGGGAACGGAAAGTCAACGGAATAACAGGTAACCCCGGGCTTGGCCCACCGACGAGCCCGCCCCCCGCGTGGCGAGGCTTCCGCTCATTGCGGGTGTCCCGCAAGCTGCACGAAAGCAGCAATGTCACTTCGCTCGTCCTGGAGCCGGCCGACGGTGAGCCGCTGATGGCCGCCCTGGCGGGGCAGTTTATCGTATTGCGGCTCAGGCCACGGCCCGACGGGAGCGCTCTCCTACGCAGCTATTCGCTGTCGGGCGCGCCGAGCGAGGATCGCTATCGCATCAGCGTCAAGCGCGAGCCGCATGGCGCTGCCGGGGCTTACATCGATACGCGGGCTCTGGCAGGCGATATTCTTGATGTAAGCGCCCCGCGCGGCAGCTTCACGTTGCGGCAGGGTGAGCGTCCCGTGGTCCTTGCCAGCGCCGGCATCGGCGCCACCCCAGTCCTGGCTATGCTACACGTACTGGCCGCCGAGCAAACTCGGAGGGAGATTTGGTGGATTCACGGTGCCCGCAACAGCAGCGAGCATCCATTTGCGGCGGAGGTGCGCGAGCTCCTCAAGGCCTTGCCCGGAAGCCGTAGCCACATTCGCTACAGTGCACCAAAGCCAACCGATCGGCCGACTGTCGATTTCGATAGGGTGGGGCGCGTGGGCGTGGACGGGTTCGAGGAAATGGGCGTCCCGCCCGATGCGGACTTCTACATCTGCGGTCCAGCCGCGTTTATGAGCGGTCTCGTCGACGGCCTTGCAGGCTGGGGGGTCGCCCGTGACCGCCTGCACACCGAGAATTTCGGGTCGGGCCAGTCGATGACGCCGGGCATCGCCACGGTCCCGCGGCGGCCGCCGCATCTGCCGGGGGAAGCCACGGGCGGGCCGCTTGTATCCTTTACGCGCAGCAATCTCGCTGTCCACTGGGGTTCCGCATTCCACAGCCTGCTCGAACTAGCTGAGGCGTGCGATGTGCCGGTGCGCTGGTCGTGCCGCACCGGAGTTTGTCATACTTGCGAGACGGGGCTGATTTCCGGCTCCGTCGTCTACCGGCCGGACCCAGTCGAGCCGCCGGTCGAGGGCAATCTGTTGATCTGCTGCAGCCAGCCCCAAGGTGACATTGCGCTCGATCTTTGA
- a CDS encoding DNA-3-methyladenine glycosylase yields the protein MGRADALKPGRRKDDHLPLARSELPIDTVSLARYLIGKVLVRELPEGVASCRIVETEAYVVGDAAGHAYRGMTRRNGSLFLERGHAYIYLAYGSSYMLNVSSETPGIGAGVLVRALEPLEGIPIMQRNRGIERLRDLARGPGRLTAALRVDRSLDGIDLCREGPLWLGRGDLESVEIGQSIRIGISRDANRLLRFYLRDSLFVSGPKSLNA from the coding sequence ATGGGTCGAGCGGATGCCCTGAAACCTGGCCGCCGTAAGGATGACCATCTGCCGCTCGCTCGCTCGGAGCTGCCGATTGATACGGTCTCTCTCGCCCGCTATCTCATTGGCAAGGTCTTGGTGCGGGAGTTGCCTGAAGGCGTCGCCAGCTGCCGTATTGTTGAGACCGAGGCGTATGTCGTCGGCGACGCCGCCGGGCATGCCTACCGGGGGATGACCCGGCGTAATGGTTCGTTGTTTCTCGAGCGTGGGCACGCCTATATTTATCTCGCCTACGGCAGTTCATATATGCTGAATGTCTCGAGCGAGACGCCCGGGATCGGCGCAGGCGTCCTGGTCAGGGCGCTCGAGCCGCTCGAAGGCATCCCGATCATGCAGCGAAATCGCGGTATCGAGCGCTTGCGCGATCTGGCGCGAGGACCAGGAAGGCTCACTGCGGCGTTGCGGGTTGATCGTTCGCTCGATGGGATCGATCTTTGCCGGGAAGGCCCTCTATGGCTCGGACGCGGGGACCTTGAATCCGTCGAAATCGGGCAGAGCATCAGGATCGGCATTTCGCGGGATGCGAACCGCCTCCTGCGATTTTATCTTCGGGACAGTCTTTTCGTCAGCGGTCCAAAATCACTCAACGCGTAA
- a CDS encoding TonB-dependent siderophore receptor codes for MTRESTKKLAASERTKSDRSPSKFILAKARAPVARAVIGLGSVMYAGAAAPQEASQEVAQDTDQEVTQDVSRKSPRKTESTSAGTITLDPVDVVAGTGGGSDYNPRTLGLNRIPTPILDTPQSITVVPQQLIQDQQDSTVVETLRNVPGVTFFGGEGGTQGDNIAIRGYSARNDFYRDGVRDPGWYTRDTFSVQNVEVLKGPSSFLFGRGSTGGVINMTSKLPLFATFGRVDMSGYTAEGGRVVADVNQVFGDSAARIVLLGNDTNAAGRDHVVTKRVGAAPSIIMNMTDATRVTLSYLFQKDDNVPDYGIPLLPGSYFGTSYGQPAPVPKNTYYGQLTSENPDREEVDAHIITARIDHEINPGWLLSNVTRYSYIDRFVRVRGTQVGNQVSNGSNLFDEPFGGTRLNPVPFMYPVGGLWINNTNNFQNHTQNSLFTNQSDLVGHFDTGFLHHLLLAGVELSQETRSHFRTTLTPGDRVNVALPNPYPFFAGSLPTNSTLQDDIGRTIGMYANDQVKITDYFELLGGLRYDLFKVWQFAATENTLSRGVVAKFNAATPFNISNEVNFLSWRAGAVAHPVENSSIYFMYGTSFDPSSAFLTIAGGQQDFAPTTSQVAELGAKMDLLDSRLSLTSALFQVTQENAIETINSAAGLYAQVGTTRVKGVEFGIAGKLTEAWSIFGGYTYMDGRVLESARNAAGTAFISTPGNQIANVPHNTFALTSTYAITPALTVGGSVYYVGSRFTTAADIGRVPGYWRFDLLGNYKIDETFSLQANIYNIADTKNFETITGFGAAIPGPGRSAILTARMAF; via the coding sequence ATGACGCGGGAAAGCACCAAAAAGTTGGCCGCAAGCGAGCGCACAAAGTCCGATCGTTCTCCCTCCAAATTTATTCTGGCCAAGGCCCGGGCGCCCGTGGCGCGAGCGGTTATTGGTCTTGGCTCAGTGATGTACGCAGGTGCCGCAGCGCCCCAAGAGGCGAGCCAAGAAGTGGCGCAAGACACCGATCAGGAGGTCACTCAGGACGTTAGCCGCAAATCGCCCCGGAAAACTGAAAGCACTAGCGCCGGAACAATAACGCTCGATCCGGTCGACGTGGTCGCAGGAACGGGCGGCGGCAGCGACTATAACCCACGCACGCTGGGGCTAAACCGCATTCCGACGCCGATCCTGGACACGCCGCAAAGTATCACAGTCGTTCCGCAGCAACTCATCCAGGACCAACAAGATTCAACTGTCGTCGAGACGCTGCGTAATGTTCCAGGCGTCACCTTCTTCGGCGGCGAGGGCGGCACCCAAGGTGACAACATCGCCATTCGCGGCTATTCGGCGCGTAACGATTTTTATCGCGACGGCGTTCGCGATCCCGGCTGGTACACCCGCGACACATTCAGCGTCCAGAATGTCGAGGTGCTGAAAGGGCCATCGTCGTTTCTGTTCGGACGCGGATCGACAGGCGGCGTCATCAACATGACCAGCAAATTGCCGCTCTTCGCGACGTTCGGACGCGTCGACATGTCGGGCTACACGGCGGAAGGCGGCCGCGTGGTGGCTGATGTCAATCAGGTCTTCGGCGATTCGGCGGCGCGTATTGTCCTGCTCGGAAACGACACCAACGCCGCCGGCCGCGATCACGTCGTCACCAAGAGGGTCGGCGCCGCGCCATCGATCATCATGAACATGACGGACGCGACCAGGGTCACGCTCAGCTACCTCTTTCAGAAGGATGACAACGTTCCCGATTACGGCATTCCGCTATTGCCGGGATCTTACTTCGGAACCTCCTATGGGCAGCCGGCACCGGTCCCAAAGAATACGTATTATGGGCAGCTGACCTCCGAAAATCCAGACCGCGAAGAAGTCGACGCGCATATCATCACGGCCAGGATCGATCATGAAATCAATCCCGGATGGCTGCTCTCCAATGTGACCCGCTATTCCTATATCGACCGTTTCGTGCGGGTTCGCGGCACGCAAGTCGGCAATCAGGTCAGCAACGGAAGCAACCTTTTCGACGAGCCGTTCGGCGGCACGCGGCTCAACCCCGTGCCGTTCATGTATCCAGTCGGCGGACTTTGGATCAACAACACGAATAATTTCCAAAATCACACGCAAAATTCGCTTTTCACCAATCAGTCCGATCTCGTCGGGCATTTCGACACCGGCTTCCTGCACCATTTGCTGCTCGCCGGCGTCGAACTCTCGCAGGAGACGAGGAGCCATTTCCGCACGACGCTCACGCCCGGTGACCGAGTCAATGTCGCCCTCCCCAATCCCTACCCGTTCTTTGCCGGCTCCTTGCCCACAAACAGCACCTTGCAGGATGACATTGGCCGCACGATCGGCATGTATGCCAATGATCAGGTCAAGATCACCGATTATTTCGAACTCCTGGGAGGCCTGCGCTATGATTTGTTCAAGGTCTGGCAGTTTGCCGCGACAGAGAACACGCTGAGCAGGGGAGTTGTCGCCAAATTCAATGCCGCCACACCCTTTAATATCAGCAACGAAGTCAATTTCTTGAGCTGGCGCGCCGGCGCGGTCGCCCATCCTGTCGAAAACAGCAGCATTTATTTCATGTATGGGACGTCGTTTGACCCCTCCAGCGCGTTTTTGACCATCGCCGGGGGCCAGCAGGATTTTGCGCCGACCACCAGCCAGGTTGCCGAATTGGGTGCCAAGATGGATCTTCTGGATAGCCGCCTCAGCCTGACGAGCGCGCTTTTCCAAGTCACCCAGGAGAACGCGATCGAAACGATCAATTCGGCGGCGGGTCTTTACGCGCAGGTCGGCACGACTCGGGTCAAGGGCGTCGAATTTGGCATCGCCGGGAAGCTGACCGAGGCCTGGAGCATTTTCGGCGGCTACACCTATATGGATGGCCGCGTGCTGGAAAGCGCACGGAACGCGGCAGGCACCGCCTTCATCAGCACGCCCGGCAACCAGATCGCGAATGTCCCCCATAACACTTTCGCCCTGACAAGCACCTACGCAATTACGCCGGCACTGACGGTTGGTGGCAGCGTCTATTACGTCGGTTCGCGCTTCACCACAGCCGCGGACATCGGACGCGTCCCCGGCTACTGGCGCTTCGATTTGCTCGGCAATTATAAGATTGATGAGACATTTTCGTTGCAGGCGAATATTTACAATATCGCGGATACGAAAAATTTCGAGACGATCACGGGGTTTGGGGCAGCTATTCCCGGGCCGGGACGTTCCGCGATTCTCACCGCCAGGATGGCCTTCTAG
- the ligD gene encoding DNA ligase D produces MLEHSCRLGLEGIISKRVDLPFRPGRGNHWLKSKCVERQEFVILGYVPSTVSSRSAGSLVLGYYDSGKLVYAGRVGTGWSGEQSRALRDEIENINGTKPQFAKALPAGAEKGVRWAKSSLVCEIEYRGWTQDRQLRAAAFKGLRDDKAAKDITLEASSMRSQSTPSRDPSDIHLTHPEKLLWVEAGITKQGLAEFYAGIADWILPHIVGRPLSLVSCPSGTGAKCFFAKHPWPGRDKCVRRVKTGEKEPMLVVDDLTGLLSLVQAGVAEIHPWGSPADHLDHPDRLIFDLDPGEAVPWMTVIEAASDVRDRLGALGLQSFVKTSGGKGLHVVVPIQPRADWDEAKAFTKAFAEQMAKERPDRYVAINSKRLRSAHIFVDYLRNGRGATAVAAYSTRALPRASVSTPLEWDELSSGLRSDHFTVGNLPHRLPSLKRDPWHDFFHVRQELPHPSR; encoded by the coding sequence ATGCTGGAGCATTCCTGCCGCCTCGGCCTTGAAGGGATCATCTCCAAACGTGTTGATCTGCCGTTTCGTCCAGGCCGTGGCAATCATTGGCTCAAAAGCAAATGCGTCGAGCGACAGGAGTTTGTTATCTTGGGCTACGTCCCTTCGACGGTAAGCAGCCGGTCCGCCGGATCGCTCGTTCTCGGCTATTATGACAGCGGCAAGCTTGTTTATGCCGGCCGGGTCGGGACCGGATGGTCGGGAGAACAATCGAGGGCGTTGCGTGACGAGATCGAGAACATCAACGGGACGAAGCCGCAGTTTGCAAAGGCCCTTCCCGCTGGCGCCGAAAAAGGCGTGCGATGGGCCAAATCAAGCCTCGTTTGCGAGATTGAATATCGTGGATGGACCCAGGACCGACAGCTCCGGGCGGCGGCATTCAAGGGGCTCCGGGATGACAAAGCGGCCAAGGACATCACTTTAGAGGCCTCCTCCATGCGATCGCAATCTACCCCCTCGCGAGACCCCAGCGACATCCACCTCACGCATCCGGAAAAGCTTCTTTGGGTAGAGGCGGGCATCACCAAGCAAGGACTCGCCGAATTCTATGCCGGTATCGCAGATTGGATATTGCCCCACATCGTCGGCCGGCCATTAAGTTTGGTGAGCTGTCCTTCGGGCACGGGAGCCAAGTGCTTTTTCGCCAAGCACCCCTGGCCAGGGCGGGACAAATGTGTTCGTCGAGTCAAGACAGGCGAGAAAGAGCCGATGCTTGTGGTCGATGATCTCACAGGACTCCTCAGTCTCGTGCAGGCGGGAGTGGCTGAGATCCACCCGTGGGGATCGCCCGCCGATCACCTGGACCATCCGGATCGTCTCATCTTCGATCTTGATCCGGGCGAGGCTGTTCCTTGGATGACGGTCATCGAAGCGGCCTCTGACGTACGAGACAGGCTCGGCGCACTTGGCTTGCAAAGCTTCGTCAAGACATCGGGTGGAAAAGGGCTGCATGTCGTGGTGCCAATTCAACCGCGAGCGGATTGGGACGAAGCTAAAGCCTTCACCAAAGCATTTGCGGAGCAGATGGCCAAGGAGAGGCCGGACCGATACGTCGCCATAAACTCGAAACGCCTACGCTCAGCTCACATTTTTGTTGACTATTTGCGCAACGGGCGCGGCGCCACTGCGGTTGCAGCGTACTCGACGCGGGCGTTGCCACGAGCGTCAGTGTCGACCCCCCTTGAGTGGGACGAACTTTCCTCGGGGCTTCGTTCAGATCACTTCACCGTCGGAAACTTGCCGCACAGGCTTCCATCTCTCAAACGAGATCCTTGGCATGATTTCTTTCACGTTCGCCAGGAATTACCGCACCCCAGCCGATGA
- a CDS encoding DNA polymerase ligase N-terminal domain-containing protein, giving the protein MPGRKRKPSQARADKPLKKYAEKRDFGRTPEPIASRSGREGRDFVVQKHAARRLHCDLRLELDGVLKSWGVTKGPSLTVGEKRLSVRTEDHPIEYLTFEGNIPKGQYGGGSMIVWDRGHWEPEGDPQRGLAKGHLAFTLDGARLKGRWHLVRIRPKSGEKTEPWLLMKSDDAFARGTDIGEIIDEETTSQLSGRTNEELAAMGEVRKSRGQSRSGEGTKNSLAGHLQTFECARRIVAGFP; this is encoded by the coding sequence TTGCCGGGCCGCAAGAGAAAACCATCCCAAGCCCGAGCCGATAAGCCGCTCAAAAAATACGCCGAGAAGCGCGACTTCGGTCGGACACCCGAGCCGATCGCTTCGCGTAGCGGCCGGGAGGGCCGCGACTTTGTCGTACAAAAGCACGCGGCGCGTCGGCTGCATTGCGACCTGCGGCTCGAGTTGGACGGCGTGTTGAAAAGCTGGGGAGTTACCAAAGGCCCCAGCCTGACGGTTGGAGAGAAGCGGCTTTCCGTCCGCACGGAAGATCATCCGATCGAATATCTTACCTTCGAGGGGAACATTCCCAAGGGTCAATATGGGGGTGGCTCAATGATTGTTTGGGACCGCGGCCACTGGGAGCCGGAGGGAGATCCGCAAAGGGGGCTCGCGAAAGGCCATTTGGCGTTTACCCTGGATGGTGCGCGGCTCAAGGGGCGTTGGCATCTCGTTCGGATCCGGCCTAAATCTGGAGAAAAGACCGAGCCTTGGCTGCTCATGAAATCGGACGATGCCTTTGCCCGAGGAACAGATATTGGGGAAATCATCGACGAGGAAACAACATCGCAGCTTAGCGGCCGGACAAACGAAGAACTCGCGGCTATGGGTGAGGTGCGTAAATCACGCGGCCAGAGCCGGAGTGGCGAAGGAACGAAAAATAGTCTAGCTGGACATTTGCAAACTTTCGAGTGCGCGCGCCGGATTGTTGCCGGTTTTCCTTGA
- a CDS encoding FAD-containing oxidoreductase — translation MPDFDAIIIGTGQAGPSLAFRLAGAGMKVAVVERHLVGGTCINTGCTPTKALVASAYAARITRRAAEYGVVIGGDIGIDMRRVKARTDAIVAASRNGLTSALENAANITLYRGHARFASPQAVEIAGERLRAGRIFLNVGGRALVPPMPGINEVPRLTNSSMMDVDFLPHHLIIVGGSYIGLEFGQMYRRFGSEVTIIEMAPQLVRHEDEDVSAAIKDIIEIEGVDVRLNAECISLAKRGDEIIAKVDCSDGAPEVTGSHLLLAVGRRPNTDDLDLDKAGVRWDERGYIVVDDQLQTTAPGVWALGDCNGKGAFTHTAYNDFEIVAANLLDRDPRRVSERITAYALYIDPPLGRVGMTLAQARTSGRRVLAGERPMTRVARAVEKGETQGFMRILVDGDSKEILGASLLGTGCDEAVHAILDLMYAKAPYTVMQHAMHIHPTVSELLPTILGDLKSVG, via the coding sequence GTGCCCGACTTCGACGCGATCATCATCGGCACCGGCCAGGCCGGACCATCTTTGGCATTCCGCCTAGCCGGCGCCGGGATGAAGGTCGCTGTCGTTGAGCGACATCTCGTCGGTGGCACTTGCATCAATACCGGCTGCACCCCGACCAAGGCCTTGGTAGCGAGCGCCTATGCCGCCCGGATCACGCGGCGCGCCGCCGAGTATGGTGTGGTGATCGGGGGTGATATCGGCATCGACATGCGGCGGGTTAAAGCGCGCACAGATGCGATTGTGGCGGCGTCACGAAACGGGCTTACCTCGGCCCTCGAAAACGCCGCCAACATCACGCTCTACCGCGGCCACGCTCGGTTCGCGTCGCCGCAAGCAGTGGAAATCGCCGGCGAGCGGCTGCGCGCTGGACGGATTTTCCTCAATGTCGGCGGCCGGGCGCTGGTGCCGCCAATGCCCGGCATAAATGAAGTGCCCCGGCTGACGAATTCGTCGATGATGGATGTCGATTTCCTGCCGCACCATCTCATCATTGTCGGCGGCAGCTATATCGGCCTCGAATTCGGCCAAATGTACCGCCGCTTTGGCAGCGAGGTTACGATCATCGAAATGGCGCCGCAGCTCGTTCGCCACGAGGACGAGGACGTGTCGGCGGCGATCAAGGACATCATCGAGATCGAGGGCGTCGATGTCAGGCTGAATGCCGAATGCATCAGCCTCGCGAAACGCGGCGATGAGATCATCGCCAAGGTCGATTGCTCAGACGGTGCCCCCGAAGTCACTGGCTCGCATCTGTTGCTGGCAGTCGGTCGTCGACCGAATACCGACGATCTCGATCTCGACAAAGCCGGGGTGCGCTGGGACGAGCGTGGCTACATCGTCGTCGACGACCAATTGCAAACCACTGCGCCGGGCGTCTGGGCTCTCGGCGACTGCAACGGCAAGGGCGCCTTCACCCACACCGCCTACAACGATTTCGAGATCGTCGCCGCGAATTTGCTCGACCGAGATCCGCGCAGGGTCAGCGAGCGTATCACCGCATATGCCCTTTATATCGACCCGCCATTGGGTCGCGTCGGCATGACTTTGGCCCAAGCGCGCACCAGCGGGCGTCGAGTGCTGGCCGGCGAACGGCCGATGACGCGCGTTGCCCGCGCCGTCGAAAAGGGCGAGACGCAAGGATTTATGCGCATCCTCGTCGATGGCGACAGCAAAGAGATCCTCGGCGCCTCATTGCTCGGTACAGGATGTGACGAGGCTGTCCACGCGATCCTCGATCTGATGTATGCCAAAGCCCCGTACACGGTCATGCAGCACGCGATGCACATTCATCCGACGGTCAGCGAGCTGCTACCGACTATCTTAGGTGACCTCAAATCGGTAGGTTGA